DNA sequence from the bacterium genome:
TTGGACTGCAAGATAGCGTGAAATCTCCAACCGGTGCAGCAACGGTTGTGAAGCTTCGTGAAGTGGAATAAGTACCGTTACCGCAGGCGTTCACCCCGCGAGCGCGCCAGAAGTAGGTTGTGCTGTTACTGAGCGCTGGACTAACCGTCCACTGGCTGGTAGCAAGACCCGTTGCGGAACGTACAACATTTGTAAATCCCGAGTCGGTTGCCACCTGTACTTCGTGCGTTGATGCATCGCTGGCATCCGACCAATCCAGAAGCGGTGTCGTGGATTGATTCGTCGCGCCGTCGGCAGGGCTCACCAGTGAAGGCGTTCCTGGCAGCGTGCAACCGCCGCTCGTTGGTGTTGCGCTCACGCATGCGCTGAGCACGCCATAACAAGCACTGGAAGTTCCCGCGCCCGCAACAGAATAATAGTACGTACGGCCATTGGCAACTTGAGTGTCTGTGTAATTCAGCGTGGTCACTTCGGCAATCAACGTTTTGCCAAAATCGCAGCCCGCATGACCTTCCGTTCGGAACACCCAGTACCGTGTTGCTCCGGAAATCGAATTCCACGAAAGCGCGACCTGATTGTTTCCCGGCGTTGCATTGACTGTCGGTCCAGCAGTCGGACCTCCACTGCAACCGGAATTTACCGGTGAAGGAGTTGCGCAGGCAATGTTGTGCCGGTTGAATGCGTTGAAAATCGCGGTCATGTGCGGTGTTCCATTGTTGATGTTGCCGTCATTGTCATCCGCAGCAAGCCACTGCATGTATGCATTCGTGCTGCCGCATCCGTTCGAAGTTCCTGCTGTGCAATCGCACGCGTGCCACAATCCAATGTTTCCGCTGCCTTGATAGAAAATCTTACTGGCTACTGCAAAGGCAGTCTGTGTATCGTAGTTAAAAGGCGCCGATGTCAGATCGCGCGCAGCCAAATCCCACGCAGCCTGGCGGGAAGGCGCAGCAGCGCAGTGCACCTGTCTTCCACAAGGTCCTGAGCTGGACAAACAGCTTCCACAAACAAAGTTCTGCGGAGTATCAGGAGTGTGATTCGCATGTTTGTCCCAGTCTGCATCGCGCACACCGGAACAGTCCAGATCGCAATGCGAAGCACCCGTTTGAGCTTCATTCTGATTGAATCCGGTTCCATCAGCCGTGTTACCGCAGCCTTTGTTGGAGGTCCAGAAAAAGCCGTGCCCAACGCAAGACGCTTGTAAACGGTAGTTTGCGGCAATGTCGGCGTATGCTTCGCTGGAATTGCTGAGTGAGCCGTTGGTATCATTATCATCCAGTCCGTGTCCCCATTCGTGATCGAAGACGCCGGCCATTTCTCCCGTGTTTCTGCAACCTCCACCGCTTCGATAGAAGTTAATCGTTCCGTTGAGTGTGCTGTAGAATGCATTGCATGTATTGTTGAGATTCATATTCGCTGTCAATTGGTTTTGCAACCATGTGTTTCCGGGAAGCCATCCACGGGCCAGTTCTGCAAGTTTGTTCACTTCATAAAAGCCAGAACGGGATGCTGCTGTATTTCCCGCGGAGAATCCTGCACTCGTGCAATCATGCTGGCCGTTTGTGCCTCCAAGGTTGATACTTCCGGAAGCGCTTGCGGTGATCGCTCCGCATGAATCGACGATTCGGACGTATTGCCCGGCCAGGGTTGTCGTAACTGTACCGCTGGTGTAATTAAAAAGACCTGCGCTATTTGTAAAATTATTTGGCGAAGCTAGCCCGGTGTTAGCCCACGGCATCGGCCATCCGGATTGCATTGTTCCGCATGTGTCATTAGTCGGACAGATTTCAGTGCTGGTGAGAGGATAGACACCTCCTGTGATTTGCTGAGAAACGTACTGATTCTTATCCTGAAAAGCGAGTAGCTCACCGGAGTGCGCGTCTACCAAAACCTCCCAGACTGCTTGTTCGGGAAGTCTGCGGAAAGTGTAAACCCAAGCTAAGTAGTGCTTGTAACCTTTCGCTCCGCCCTTCACTT
Encoded proteins:
- a CDS encoding PepSY domain-containing protein; translated protein: MRDHKIWILLFCALFTASLTQALQPKDKGGLKEFFKPELVITSSHVPVEDTLLNLTNSAEWTGFFTKHGREVRGFIDPRSGAATNILGAIPLIPGKGHGNKTSLQDVSSRIGYPVSSINKKVMRDLIRTWIHENHGVLDIDVQQLGDIRAEEIHADLWQISIQQLSNGVKVRDGRIGATVSHGNLILIGTESWGNARTSTHPRISADQALQKGFQYAGGRMAQDELLKQPELELIPYAPEVKGGAKGYKHYLAWVYTFRRLPEQAVWEVLVDAHSGELLAFQDKNQYVSQQITGGVYPLTSTEICPTNDTCGTMQSGWPMPWANTGLASPNNFTNSAGLFNYTSGTVTTTLAGQYVRIVDSCGAITASASGSINLGGTNGQHDCTSAGFSAGNTAASRSGFYEVNKLAELARGWLPGNTWLQNQLTANMNLNNTCNAFYSTLNGTINFYRSGGGCRNTGEMAGVFDHEWGHGLDDNDTNGSLSNSSEAYADIAANYRLQASCVGHGFFWTSNKGCGNTADGTGFNQNEAQTGASHCDLDCSGVRDADWDKHANHTPDTPQNFVCGSCLSSSGPCGRQVHCAAAPSRQAAWDLAARDLTSAPFNYDTQTAFAVASKIFYQGSGNIGLWHACDCTAGTSNGCGSTNAYMQWLAADDNDGNINNGTPHMTAIFNAFNRHNIACATPSPVNSGCSGGPTAGPTVNATPGNNQVALSWNSISGATRYWVFRTEGHAGCDFGKTLIAEVTTLNYTDTQVANGRTYYYSVAGAGTSSACYGVLSACVSATPTSGGCTLPGTPSLVSPADGATNQSTTPLLDWSDASDASTHEVQVATDSGFTNVVRSATGLATSQWTVSPALSNSTTYFWRARGVNACGNGTYSTSRSFTTVAAPVGDFTLSCSPTSLTGPRGSSRTSTCTIQAISGFNSPVTLSCSGLPAKTSCSFSPNPANPNGGSINSTLTLTIQKGAPVGTFNFQVNGTGGSQSHSQAMQVTITRR